Proteins encoded by one window of Arabidopsis thaliana chromosome 2, partial sequence:
- the LCR50 gene encoding low-molecular-weight cysteine-rich 50 (low-molecular-weight cysteine-rich 50 (LCR50); LOCATED IN: endomembrane system; BEST Arabidopsis thaliana protein match is: Defensin-like (DEFL) family protein (TAIR:AT5G42232.1); Has 35333 Blast hits to 34131 proteins in 2444 species: Archae - 798; Bacteria - 22429; Metazoa - 974; Fungi - 991; Plants - 531; Viruses - 0; Other Eukaryotes - 9610 (source: NCBI BLink).) — translation MAITKKILLPFVLTILFVISSVHCSDDTQGFGIKQEYKQCYTPDPCRKGGNDECERFCVAKSGLLYGKCINDGSKDVCCCLTK, via the exons atggCTATCACCAAGAAAATTCTTCTCCCATTTGTTCTCACTATCCTCTTTGTCATATCTTCTGTTCATTGTTCTGATGATACCCAAG gtTTTGGAATAAAGCAAGAGTATAAACAATGTTATACACCAGATCCATGTCGTAAGGGAGGTAATGACGAATGCGAGAGGTTTTGTGTAGCTAAAAGCGGTTTACTATACGGTAAATGTATTAATGACGGTTCGAAAGACGTATGTTGttgtttgacaaaataa
- the SCPL43 gene encoding serine carboxypeptidase-like 43 has translation MVSSRAVVMAIMVLVTVQWLVFAEGYPEEDLVARLPGQPNVGFRQFAGYVDVDSENGRSLFYYYVEAVKEPDTKPLTLWLNGGPGCSSVGGGAFTELGPFYPTGDGRGLRLNSMSWNKASNLLFVESPAGVGWSYSNRSSDYNTGDKSTVNDMLVFLLRWFNKFPELKSRDLFLTGESYAGHYIPQLADVILSYNSRSSGFKFNVKGIAIGNPLLKLDRDFAAAYEYFWSHGMISDEVRLTIMNQCDFANPKNMSNACIYAIVESSVLTEYINSYHILLDVCYPSIVQQELRLKKMVQNALHANRTRLPYEWTMCSNRLNYSGIDGYIDMLPSLKRIIQNQTPVWIFSGDQDSVIPLQSSRTLVRELAEDLNFKTTIPYGAWFHKEQVGGWVTEYGNLLTFATVRGAAHMVPYAEPSRALHMFSSFMNGRRLPNKPDLKSSTDD, from the exons ATGGTATCGTCTCGGGCCGTTGTGATGGCCATTATGGTATTGGTCACAGTGCAGTGGTTGGTTTTTGCTGAAGGTTATCCGGAAGAAGACTTGGTGGCCAGGCTACCTGGTCAACCAAACGTCGGGTTCAGACAATTTGCTGGATATGTCGATGTGGACTCGGAAAATGGTCGTAGTCTTTTTTACTACTACGTGGAGGCTGTAAAAGAACCTGACACTAAGCCCTTAACCCTTTGGCTCAATGGAG GTCCAGGTTGTTCTTCAGTTGGTGGAGGAGCTTTCACTGAGTTAGGTCCATTTTATCCTACGGGCGATGGCCGTGGCCTTCGCTTGAACTCCATGTCTTGGAAcaaag CTTCGAACTTGTTATTTGTGGAGTCACCAGCCGGAGTAGGATGGTCATACTCTAACAGAAGTTCGGATTACAACACTGGGGACAAGTCTACTG TCAATGATATGCTTGTGTTCTTGTTGAGATGGTTCAACAAGTTCCCAGAGTTGAAGTCTCGCGACCTCTTTCTCACTGGCGAAAGCTACGCAG GGCATTACATACCTCAACTGGCTGATGTGATACTCAGCTACAATTCACGCTCAAGTGGGTTCAAATTTAACGTCAAAGGCATTGCA ATTGGGAATCCACTTCTGAAGCTTGACAGGGACTTTGCAGCTGCATACGAGTACTTCTGGTCACATGGGATGATCTCTGATGAAGTAAGACTCACAATCATGAACCAATGTGACTTTGCCAATCCAAAGAACATGAGCAATGCTTGTATATATGCAATCGTTGAATCCAGCGTCCTCACTGAGTATATCAACAGCTATCACATTCTCCTCGATGTATGTTACCCTTCTATTGTTCAGCAAGAGCTAAGGCTCAAGAAAATG GTACAGAATGCGCTTCACGCTAACCGCACTCGCCTACCTTATGAATGGACTATGTGCAGCAA CCGGTTAAACTACAGTGGCATAGACGGGTACATTGACATGCTTCCGAGTCTTAAGAGAATTATTCAGAACCAAACTCCTGTTTGGATCTTCAG TGGAGATCAAGATTCTGTAATTCCACTTCAAAGTTCAAGAACACTCGTACGAGAACTTGCTGAGGATCTCAACTTCAAGACCACTATTCCCTATGGAGCTTGGTTCCACAAAGAACAG GTTGGTGGCTGGGTCACAGAGTATGGGAATCTACTGACCTTTGCAACGGTGAGAGGAGCGGCTCATATGGTGCCGTATGCGGAGCCCTCACGAGCTCTGCACATGTTCAGTAGCTTTATGAATGGCCGGAGATTGCCCAACAAACCAGATTTAAAGTCTTCTACTGATGATTGA
- the SCPL43 gene encoding serine carboxypeptidase-like 43 (serine carboxypeptidase-like 43 (SCPL43); FUNCTIONS IN: serine-type carboxypeptidase activity; INVOLVED IN: proteolysis; LOCATED IN: endomembrane system; EXPRESSED IN: 19 plant structures; EXPRESSED DURING: 10 growth stages; CONTAINS InterPro DOMAIN/s: Peptidase S10, serine carboxypeptidase (InterPro:IPR001563), Peptidase S10, serine carboxypeptidase, active site (InterPro:IPR018202); BEST Arabidopsis thaliana protein match is: serine carboxypeptidase-like 42 (TAIR:AT5G42240.1); Has 35333 Blast hits to 34131 proteins in 2444 species: Archae - 798; Bacteria - 22429; Metazoa - 974; Fungi - 991; Plants - 531; Viruses - 0; Other Eukaryotes - 9610 (source: NCBI BLink).), translating to MVSSRAVVMAIMVLVTVQWLVFAEGYPEEDLVARLPGQPNVGFRQFAGYVDVDSENGRSLFYYYVEAVKEPDTKPLTLWLNGGPGCSSVGGGAFTELGPFYPTGDGRGLRLNSMSWNKASNLLFVESPAGVGWSYSNRSSDYNTGDKSTVNDMLVFLLRWFNKFPELKSRDLFLTGESYAGHYIPQLADVILSYNSRSSGFKFNVKGIAIGNPLLKLDRDFAAAYEYFWSHGMISDEVRLTIMNQCDFANPKNMSNACIYAIVESSVLTEYINSYHILLDVCYPSIVQQELRLKKMNALHANRTRLPYEWTMCSNRLNYSGIDGYIDMLPSLKRIIQNQTPVWIFSGDQDSVIPLQSSRTLVRELAEDLNFKTTIPYGAWFHKEQVVGGWVTEYGNLLTFATVRGAAHMVPYAEPSRALHMFSSFMNGRRLPNKPDLKSSTDD from the exons ATGGTATCGTCTCGGGCCGTTGTGATGGCCATTATGGTATTGGTCACAGTGCAGTGGTTGGTTTTTGCTGAAGGTTATCCGGAAGAAGACTTGGTGGCCAGGCTACCTGGTCAACCAAACGTCGGGTTCAGACAATTTGCTGGATATGTCGATGTGGACTCGGAAAATGGTCGTAGTCTTTTTTACTACTACGTGGAGGCTGTAAAAGAACCTGACACTAAGCCCTTAACCCTTTGGCTCAATGGAG GTCCAGGTTGTTCTTCAGTTGGTGGAGGAGCTTTCACTGAGTTAGGTCCATTTTATCCTACGGGCGATGGCCGTGGCCTTCGCTTGAACTCCATGTCTTGGAAcaaag CTTCGAACTTGTTATTTGTGGAGTCACCAGCCGGAGTAGGATGGTCATACTCTAACAGAAGTTCGGATTACAACACTGGGGACAAGTCTACTG TCAATGATATGCTTGTGTTCTTGTTGAGATGGTTCAACAAGTTCCCAGAGTTGAAGTCTCGCGACCTCTTTCTCACTGGCGAAAGCTACGCAG GGCATTACATACCTCAACTGGCTGATGTGATACTCAGCTACAATTCACGCTCAAGTGGGTTCAAATTTAACGTCAAAGGCATTGCA ATTGGGAATCCACTTCTGAAGCTTGACAGGGACTTTGCAGCTGCATACGAGTACTTCTGGTCACATGGGATGATCTCTGATGAAGTAAGACTCACAATCATGAACCAATGTGACTTTGCCAATCCAAAGAACATGAGCAATGCTTGTATATATGCAATCGTTGAATCCAGCGTCCTCACTGAGTATATCAACAGCTATCACATTCTCCTCGATGTATGTTACCCTTCTATTGTTCAGCAAGAGCTAAGGCTCAAGAAAATG AATGCGCTTCACGCTAACCGCACTCGCCTACCTTATGAATGGACTATGTGCAGCAA CCGGTTAAACTACAGTGGCATAGACGGGTACATTGACATGCTTCCGAGTCTTAAGAGAATTATTCAGAACCAAACTCCTGTTTGGATCTTCAG TGGAGATCAAGATTCTGTAATTCCACTTCAAAGTTCAAGAACACTCGTACGAGAACTTGCTGAGGATCTCAACTTCAAGACCACTATTCCCTATGGAGCTTGGTTCCACAAAGAACAGGTA GTTGGTGGCTGGGTCACAGAGTATGGGAATCTACTGACCTTTGCAACGGTGAGAGGAGCGGCTCATATGGTGCCGTATGCGGAGCCCTCACGAGCTCTGCACATGTTCAGTAGCTTTATGAATGGCCGGAGATTGCCCAACAAACCAGATTTAAAGTCTTCTACTGATGATTGA
- the SCPL43 gene encoding serine carboxypeptidase-like 43 (serine carboxypeptidase-like 43 (SCPL43); FUNCTIONS IN: serine-type carboxypeptidase activity; INVOLVED IN: proteolysis; LOCATED IN: endomembrane system; EXPRESSED IN: 19 plant structures; EXPRESSED DURING: 10 growth stages; CONTAINS InterPro DOMAIN/s: Peptidase S10, serine carboxypeptidase (InterPro:IPR001563), Peptidase S10, serine carboxypeptidase, active site (InterPro:IPR018202); BEST Arabidopsis thaliana protein match is: serine carboxypeptidase-like 42 (TAIR:AT5G42240.1); Has 35333 Blast hits to 34131 proteins in 2444 species: Archae - 798; Bacteria - 22429; Metazoa - 974; Fungi - 991; Plants - 531; Viruses - 0; Other Eukaryotes - 9610 (source: NCBI BLink).) → MVSSRAVVMAIMVLVTVQWLVFAEGYPEEDLVARLPGQPNVGFRQFAGYVDVDSENGRSLFYYYVEAVKEPDTKPLTLWLNGGPGCSSVGGGAFTELGPFYPTGDGRGLRLNSMSWNKASNLLFVESPAGVGWSYSNRSSDYNTGDKSTVNDMLVFLLRWFNKFPELKSRDLFLTGESYAGHYIPQLADVILSYNSRSSGFKFNVKGIAIGNPLLKLDRDFAAAYEYFWSHGMISDEVRLTIMNQCDFANPKNMSNACIYAIVESSVLTEYINSYHILLDVCYPSIVQQELRLKKMNALHANRTRLPYEWTMCSNRLNYSGIDGYIDMLPSLKRIIQNQTPVWIFSGDQDSVIPLQSSRTLVRELAEDLNFKTTIPYGAWFHKEQVGGWVTEYGNLLTFATVRGAAHMVPYAEPSRALHMFSSFMNGRRLPNKPDLKSSTDD, encoded by the exons ATGGTATCGTCTCGGGCCGTTGTGATGGCCATTATGGTATTGGTCACAGTGCAGTGGTTGGTTTTTGCTGAAGGTTATCCGGAAGAAGACTTGGTGGCCAGGCTACCTGGTCAACCAAACGTCGGGTTCAGACAATTTGCTGGATATGTCGATGTGGACTCGGAAAATGGTCGTAGTCTTTTTTACTACTACGTGGAGGCTGTAAAAGAACCTGACACTAAGCCCTTAACCCTTTGGCTCAATGGAG GTCCAGGTTGTTCTTCAGTTGGTGGAGGAGCTTTCACTGAGTTAGGTCCATTTTATCCTACGGGCGATGGCCGTGGCCTTCGCTTGAACTCCATGTCTTGGAAcaaag CTTCGAACTTGTTATTTGTGGAGTCACCAGCCGGAGTAGGATGGTCATACTCTAACAGAAGTTCGGATTACAACACTGGGGACAAGTCTACTG TCAATGATATGCTTGTGTTCTTGTTGAGATGGTTCAACAAGTTCCCAGAGTTGAAGTCTCGCGACCTCTTTCTCACTGGCGAAAGCTACGCAG GGCATTACATACCTCAACTGGCTGATGTGATACTCAGCTACAATTCACGCTCAAGTGGGTTCAAATTTAACGTCAAAGGCATTGCA ATTGGGAATCCACTTCTGAAGCTTGACAGGGACTTTGCAGCTGCATACGAGTACTTCTGGTCACATGGGATGATCTCTGATGAAGTAAGACTCACAATCATGAACCAATGTGACTTTGCCAATCCAAAGAACATGAGCAATGCTTGTATATATGCAATCGTTGAATCCAGCGTCCTCACTGAGTATATCAACAGCTATCACATTCTCCTCGATGTATGTTACCCTTCTATTGTTCAGCAAGAGCTAAGGCTCAAGAAAATG AATGCGCTTCACGCTAACCGCACTCGCCTACCTTATGAATGGACTATGTGCAGCAA CCGGTTAAACTACAGTGGCATAGACGGGTACATTGACATGCTTCCGAGTCTTAAGAGAATTATTCAGAACCAAACTCCTGTTTGGATCTTCAG TGGAGATCAAGATTCTGTAATTCCACTTCAAAGTTCAAGAACACTCGTACGAGAACTTGCTGAGGATCTCAACTTCAAGACCACTATTCCCTATGGAGCTTGGTTCCACAAAGAACAG GTTGGTGGCTGGGTCACAGAGTATGGGAATCTACTGACCTTTGCAACGGTGAGAGGAGCGGCTCATATGGTGCCGTATGCGGAGCCCTCACGAGCTCTGCACATGTTCAGTAGCTTTATGAATGGCCGGAGATTGCCCAACAAACCAGATTTAAAGTCTTCTACTGATGATTGA
- the SCPL43 gene encoding serine carboxypeptidase-like 43: MVSSRAVVMAIMVLVTVQWLVFAEGYPEEDLVARLPGQPNVGFRQFAGYVDVDSENGRSLFYYYVEAVKEPDTKPLTLWLNGGPGCSSVGGGAFTELGPFYPTGDGRGLRLNSMSWNKASNLLFVESPAGVGWSYSNRSSDYNTGDKSTVNDMLVFLLRWFNKFPELKSRDLFLTGESYAGHYIPQLADVILSYNSRSSGFKFNVKGIAIGNPLLKLDRDFAAAYEYFWSHGMISDEVRLTIMNQCDFANPKNMSNACIYAIVESSVLTEYINSYHILLDVCYPSIVQQELRLKKMVTKISMVVDVCITYERSFYFNLPKVQNALHANRTRLPYEWTMCSNRLNYSGIDGYIDMLPSLKRIIQNQTPVWIFSGDQDSVIPLQSSRTLVRELAEDLNFKTTIPYGAWFHKEQVGGWVTEYGNLLTFATVRGAAHMVPYAEPSRALHMFSSFMNGRRLPNKPDLKSSTDD; the protein is encoded by the exons ATGGTATCGTCTCGGGCCGTTGTGATGGCCATTATGGTATTGGTCACAGTGCAGTGGTTGGTTTTTGCTGAAGGTTATCCGGAAGAAGACTTGGTGGCCAGGCTACCTGGTCAACCAAACGTCGGGTTCAGACAATTTGCTGGATATGTCGATGTGGACTCGGAAAATGGTCGTAGTCTTTTTTACTACTACGTGGAGGCTGTAAAAGAACCTGACACTAAGCCCTTAACCCTTTGGCTCAATGGAG GTCCAGGTTGTTCTTCAGTTGGTGGAGGAGCTTTCACTGAGTTAGGTCCATTTTATCCTACGGGCGATGGCCGTGGCCTTCGCTTGAACTCCATGTCTTGGAAcaaag CTTCGAACTTGTTATTTGTGGAGTCACCAGCCGGAGTAGGATGGTCATACTCTAACAGAAGTTCGGATTACAACACTGGGGACAAGTCTACTG TCAATGATATGCTTGTGTTCTTGTTGAGATGGTTCAACAAGTTCCCAGAGTTGAAGTCTCGCGACCTCTTTCTCACTGGCGAAAGCTACGCAG GGCATTACATACCTCAACTGGCTGATGTGATACTCAGCTACAATTCACGCTCAAGTGGGTTCAAATTTAACGTCAAAGGCATTGCA ATTGGGAATCCACTTCTGAAGCTTGACAGGGACTTTGCAGCTGCATACGAGTACTTCTGGTCACATGGGATGATCTCTGATGAAGTAAGACTCACAATCATGAACCAATGTGACTTTGCCAATCCAAAGAACATGAGCAATGCTTGTATATATGCAATCGTTGAATCCAGCGTCCTCACTGAGTATATCAACAGCTATCACATTCTCCTCGATGTATGTTACCCTTCTATTGTTCAGCAAGAGCTAAGGCTCAAGAAAATG GTTACCAAGATTAGCATGGTAGTTGATGTTTGTATAACATATGAAAGAAGTTTCTATTTCAATCTCCCCAAGGTACAGAATGCGCTTCACGCTAACCGCACTCGCCTACCTTATGAATGGACTATGTGCAGCAA CCGGTTAAACTACAGTGGCATAGACGGGTACATTGACATGCTTCCGAGTCTTAAGAGAATTATTCAGAACCAAACTCCTGTTTGGATCTTCAG TGGAGATCAAGATTCTGTAATTCCACTTCAAAGTTCAAGAACACTCGTACGAGAACTTGCTGAGGATCTCAACTTCAAGACCACTATTCCCTATGGAGCTTGGTTCCACAAAGAACAG GTTGGTGGCTGGGTCACAGAGTATGGGAATCTACTGACCTTTGCAACGGTGAGAGGAGCGGCTCATATGGTGCCGTATGCGGAGCCCTCACGAGCTCTGCACATGTTCAGTAGCTTTATGAATGGCCGGAGATTGCCCAACAAACCAGATTTAAAGTCTTCTACTGATGATTGA
- a CDS encoding Defensin-like (DEFL) family protein (Defensin-like (DEFL) family protein; LOCATED IN: endomembrane system; BEST Arabidopsis thaliana protein match is: low-molecular-weight cysteine-rich 50 (TAIR:AT2G12465.1); Has 35333 Blast hits to 34131 proteins in 2444 species: Archae - 798; Bacteria - 22429; Metazoa - 974; Fungi - 991; Plants - 531; Viruses - 0; Other Eukaryotes - 9610 (source: NCBI BLink).), with protein sequence MAISKKMLTTFVLTILLAVSFVHCSDRTSGVGINQEYAKCYDLADCQKPKVDDAACERFCGAKSFLLYGKCDTATNKCCCKSKTK encoded by the exons atggCTATCAGCAAGAAAATGTTAACCACATTTGTCCTCACTATCCTCTTAGCCGTATCTTTTGTTCATTGCTCCGATAGAACTTCTG GTGTTGGTATAAATCAAGAGTATGCAAAATGCTACGACCTAGCTGATTGTCAAAAACCCAAAGTGGACGATGCCGCATGCGAGAGGTTTTGTGGAGCTAAAAGCTTTTTATTATATGGTAAATGTGATACTGCTACCAACAAATGTTGTTGTAAGTCTAAGACGAAATAA